From a single Pseudomonas sp. A34-9 genomic region:
- a CDS encoding UDP-2,3-diacylglucosamine diphosphatase → MTSAELARPSRKQRVRTLWISDVHLGTRDCQAEHLSQFLKGYHADKIYLVGDIIDGWKLRGGMYWPQAHTNVIRRLLTMSKRGTEVIYVTGNHDEFLRRYSKLILGNIQLVDEAVHVTADGRHLLVIHGDQFDVITRYHRWLAFLGDSAYEFTLTLNRWLNHWRARYGYGYWSLSAYLKHKVKTAVSFISDFEEAIAHECVKRELHGVVCGHIHHAEIRKVGEVDYLNCGDWVESCTALIEHWDGTIELYRLADAQAREAELKAAKVAELA, encoded by the coding sequence ATGACCAGCGCCGAGCTCGCCAGACCCAGTCGCAAACAACGCGTGCGAACCCTGTGGATCTCCGACGTGCACCTGGGCACGCGGGACTGCCAGGCCGAGCACTTGTCGCAATTTCTCAAGGGCTATCACGCTGACAAAATTTACCTCGTCGGCGACATCATTGACGGCTGGAAACTGCGCGGCGGCATGTACTGGCCGCAGGCGCATACCAACGTGATCCGCCGCTTGCTGACCATGAGCAAGCGCGGCACCGAGGTGATCTACGTCACCGGCAATCACGACGAATTCCTGCGCCGCTATTCGAAGCTGATTCTGGGCAATATCCAACTGGTCGACGAGGCGGTGCATGTCACCGCAGACGGGCGGCATCTGTTGGTGATTCACGGCGATCAGTTCGATGTGATCACCCGTTATCACCGCTGGCTGGCCTTCCTCGGCGACTCCGCCTACGAATTCACCCTGACCCTCAATCGCTGGCTCAACCACTGGCGGGCGCGTTATGGCTACGGCTACTGGTCGCTGTCGGCTTATTTGAAGCACAAAGTGAAAACCGCGGTGAGTTTCATCAGCGACTTTGAAGAAGCCATCGCCCATGAATGCGTGAAGCGCGAGTTGCATGGCGTGGTGTGCGGACACATTCACCATGCCGAAATCCGCAAGGTCGGGGAGGTGGATTACCTCAATTGCGGCGATTGGGTGGAATCGTGCACGGCGCTGATCGAGCACTGGGATGGCACGATCGAGTTGTATCGGCTGGCGGATGCGCAGGCGCGTGAGGCGGAGCTCAAGGCTGCCAAAGTCGCCGAACTCGCTTAA
- a CDS encoding TrkH family potassium uptake protein: protein MALPTLRIIGFIIGIFLITLAVAMVVPMATLVIFERTSDLPSFLWASMITFVAGLALVIPGRPEHIHLRPRDMYLLTVSSWLVVCIFAALPFLLTQHISYTDSFFESMSGITATGSTVLNGLDTMSPGILMWRSLLHWIGGIGFIGMAVAILPLLRIGGMRLFQTESSDRSEKVMPRSHMVARLIVAAYVGITILGSLAFWWAGMSPFDAINHAMSAISTGGFSTSDQSLAKWTQPAVHWVAVVIMILGSLPFTLYVATLRGNRKALIKDQQVQGLLGMLLVTWLVLGTWYWWTTNLHWLDALRHVALNVTSVVTTTGFALGDYSLWGNFSLMLFFYLGFVGGCSGSTAGGIKIFRFQVAYILLKANLNQLIHPRAVIKQKYNGHRLDEEIVRSILTFSFFFAITICVIALLLSLLGVDWMTALTGAASTVSGVGPGLGETIGPAGNFATLPDAAKWILSFGMLLGRLEIITVFVLCIPAFWRH from the coding sequence ATGGCGTTGCCGACCTTACGGATCATTGGTTTCATCATCGGCATCTTCCTGATCACCCTGGCCGTCGCCATGGTCGTGCCCATGGCCACCCTGGTGATTTTCGAGCGCACCAGCGACCTGCCATCGTTCCTCTGGGCGAGCATGATCACCTTCGTCGCCGGCCTCGCGCTGGTGATTCCCGGCCGGCCCGAGCACATTCACCTGCGTCCGCGTGACATGTACCTGCTGACCGTGAGCAGTTGGCTGGTGGTGTGCATTTTTGCCGCGCTGCCGTTCCTGCTGACCCAGCACATCAGCTACACCGACTCGTTTTTCGAAAGCATGTCCGGCATCACCGCCACCGGTTCAACCGTGCTCAACGGCCTCGACACCATGTCCCCCGGCATCCTGATGTGGCGCTCGCTGTTGCACTGGATCGGCGGCATTGGCTTTATCGGTATGGCGGTGGCGATTCTGCCGTTGCTACGGATCGGTGGCATGCGCCTGTTCCAGACCGAATCCTCGGACCGTTCGGAAAAGGTCATGCCGCGCTCGCACATGGTGGCGCGGCTGATCGTCGCCGCGTATGTCGGCATTACCATCCTCGGCAGCCTGGCGTTCTGGTGGGCCGGGATGAGTCCGTTCGATGCAATCAACCATGCGATGTCGGCGATTTCCACCGGCGGCTTCTCGACCTCAGACCAATCCCTGGCCAAGTGGACACAACCGGCGGTGCACTGGGTGGCGGTGGTCATCATGATCCTCGGCAGCCTGCCGTTCACCCTGTACGTGGCGACGTTGCGCGGCAACCGCAAAGCGTTGATCAAGGATCAGCAAGTGCAGGGCTTGCTCGGCATGTTGCTGGTGACCTGGCTGGTGCTCGGCACCTGGTACTGGTGGACGACCAACCTGCATTGGCTGGACGCCCTGCGCCACGTGGCGCTGAACGTGACCTCGGTGGTCACCACCACCGGCTTTGCCCTCGGCGATTACAGCCTGTGGGGCAACTTCTCGCTGATGCTGTTTTTCTATCTGGGATTTGTCGGTGGCTGTTCCGGTTCGACGGCGGGCGGGATCAAGATCTTCCGCTTTCAGGTCGCCTACATCCTGCTCAAGGCCAACCTTAATCAGCTGATTCACCCACGCGCGGTGATCAAACAGAAGTACAACGGTCACCGTCTCGACGAAGAAATCGTGCGTTCGATTCTGACCTTCTCGTTCTTCTTCGCCATCACCATCTGCGTGATCGCGCTGCTGCTGTCGCTGCTCGGCGTCGACTGGATGACCGCACTGACCGGTGCCGCCAGTACCGTGTCCGGTGTCGGCCCGGGCCTGGGCGAAACCATCGGCCCGGCGGGCAACTTCGCCACCTTGCCGGACGCGGCCAAGTGGATCCTGTCGTTCGGCATGCTGCTCGGCCGACTGGAGATCATTACGGTGTTTGTGCTGTGTATTCCGGCCTTTTGGCGTCACTGA
- a CDS encoding DMT family transporter has protein sequence MTPRTALGALHIGALMFGLTGVFGKLAAASPAVIVFGRATFAVLALAFFARFASQSGWQKLQAVDWRRLALSGVLLAGHWVSFFVSVKIAGVAIATLGFASFPAFTVILEGMIFRERIRTNEIILVVLVTVGLVLVTPAFDLASGATTGLLWAVLSGLLFSLLSLTNRASSGRIPAVQAALCQNVVVALCLLPVAAPQLSEVRALDWLWIGLLGVFCTGVAHSLFVASLAVIKARTAAVVFAMEPVYGITLAWLLFNENPTLRMLMGGALIIIAIVVSARMSGSADKKTVAAEAASH, from the coding sequence ATGACCCCGCGTACCGCCCTCGGCGCCCTGCATATCGGTGCTCTGATGTTTGGCCTGACTGGCGTCTTCGGCAAACTCGCCGCTGCGTCGCCGGCCGTGATCGTTTTCGGTCGTGCCACCTTCGCCGTGCTCGCTCTGGCGTTTTTTGCCCGTTTCGCCAGCCAGAGCGGCTGGCAAAAACTCCAGGCTGTGGATTGGCGACGCCTAGCCCTGAGCGGCGTGTTGCTGGCCGGGCATTGGGTGAGTTTCTTCGTTTCGGTGAAGATTGCCGGCGTGGCGATCGCAACATTGGGCTTTGCCAGTTTCCCGGCGTTTACGGTGATTCTTGAAGGGATGATCTTTCGCGAGCGCATCCGCACCAATGAGATCATCCTCGTCGTCTTGGTCACTGTCGGCCTGGTGCTGGTGACGCCAGCGTTCGATCTGGCCAGTGGCGCCACCACCGGCCTGCTCTGGGCAGTGCTGTCGGGCCTGCTGTTTTCGTTGCTGTCGCTGACCAACCGCGCCAGCTCCGGACGGATTCCGGCGGTGCAGGCAGCGTTGTGTCAAAACGTGGTGGTGGCGTTGTGTCTGCTGCCAGTCGCGGCGCCGCAGCTCAGCGAGGTTCGTGCGCTGGACTGGCTGTGGATCGGCTTGCTCGGGGTGTTCTGCACCGGTGTGGCTCACAGTCTGTTCGTCGCCAGTCTGGCGGTGATCAAGGCACGCACGGCCGCGGTGGTATTTGCCATGGAGCCGGTTTACGGCATCACCCTCGCCTGGCTGCTGTTCAACGAAAACCCGACGCTACGGATGTTGATGGGCGGCGCACTGATCATCATCGCCATCGTCGTGTCCGCGCGAATGTCCGGCAGCGCCGACAAGAAAACCGTTGCCGCCGAAGCCGCATCTCACTGA
- a CDS encoding AraC family transcriptional regulator, protein MRPILTLRQYTRDLIVHSHEHAQLVFGLSGALDFEVEGCGSQVRQQSFVVIPSGAHHACGSPDGSRCLVLDIPEGPWVTDSLGEHAEASRRLLDQPARHSMDAGQSQLVSWLANSPVSDPLIAQQGAVLLLASLNLAQPAELAARRLPYAALDAHIEQYAAYPLQVADLARVAGLSSARLHARFMAECGQTPMDYIRSRRLHLAVQLLRDSALPIGEIASRVGYSSQSAFSAAVLREFGSSPGQLRRDSYDKKR, encoded by the coding sequence ATGCGTCCGATCCTCACCCTGCGTCAGTACACTCGCGATTTGATCGTGCACAGCCATGAGCACGCGCAATTGGTGTTCGGCTTGTCCGGTGCGCTGGATTTCGAGGTCGAAGGCTGTGGCAGTCAGGTGCGCCAGCAGAGTTTCGTGGTGATTCCGTCCGGTGCGCATCATGCCTGCGGCAGCCCCGATGGCAGCCGCTGTCTGGTGCTCGATATCCCCGAAGGGCCATGGGTGACCGATTCACTCGGCGAACATGCCGAGGCCAGTCGCCGCCTGCTCGACCAGCCGGCGCGGCACTCAATGGACGCGGGGCAAAGCCAATTGGTCAGTTGGCTGGCGAACAGTCCGGTCAGCGATCCGTTGATCGCTCAGCAAGGCGCGGTGTTGCTGCTGGCCAGCCTCAATCTGGCGCAACCTGCCGAACTCGCCGCGCGACGCCTGCCTTATGCCGCGCTGGATGCGCACATCGAGCAATACGCTGCTTACCCTTTGCAAGTCGCCGATCTGGCGCGAGTCGCCGGTTTATCCAGCGCGCGTCTGCATGCGCGGTTCATGGCCGAGTGCGGGCAGACACCGATGGATTACATTCGCAGCCGGCGCCTGCATCTGGCGGTGCAACTGCTGCGCGACAGCGCATTGCCAATAGGCGAAATCGCCAGTCGCGTCGGTTACAGCTCGCAGAGTGCCTTCTCAGCCGCGGTCCTACGTGAGTTCGGCTCATCACCCGGCCAGCTTCGGCGCGATTCCTACGACAAAAAACGATAG
- a CDS encoding AraC family transcriptional regulator: MSERTTSASWAMGIVKALEMDGLDCRVLFKQLGLDYTALDDPDARFPQDSMTRLWQRAVDLSGNPAIGLNMGKVVRPASFHVAGYALMSSNTLAEGFQRLVRYQRIIAESADLSFRLLEEGYALILTVHGDHLPPTRQSAEASLACALGLCGWLTGRTLHPVKVLVQGAEPDDLEPYKQAFHAPLMFNAPYDALIFERADMEAPLPTANEAMALLHDRFAGEYLARFSESRVTHKARQVLCRLLPQGEPKRDTVAQTLHLSQRTLQRRLQEEGTSFQQLLDDTRRELAEQYLAQPSMTLLEIAYLLGFADPSNFFRAFRRWFDTTPGDYRTRLLQAPSVISDAKRPEYTAQTP, from the coding sequence ATGAGCGAACGAACGACTTCCGCAAGCTGGGCGATGGGGATTGTCAAAGCACTGGAGATGGACGGCCTGGATTGCCGGGTTCTGTTCAAGCAACTGGGGCTCGATTACACGGCTCTGGATGATCCGGATGCGCGCTTCCCGCAAGATTCCATGACTCGCCTCTGGCAACGGGCAGTCGATCTGTCCGGTAATCCGGCGATCGGCCTGAACATGGGCAAAGTCGTGCGCCCGGCGTCGTTTCATGTCGCCGGTTATGCACTGATGTCGAGCAATACGCTGGCCGAAGGCTTTCAACGATTGGTGCGCTATCAGCGCATCATCGCCGAAAGTGCCGACCTGAGTTTTCGTCTGCTGGAAGAAGGTTATGCGCTGATTCTGACGGTGCATGGCGATCACCTGCCGCCGACCCGGCAAAGCGCCGAAGCCTCGCTGGCCTGTGCACTGGGCTTGTGTGGCTGGTTGACCGGGCGCACGCTGCATCCGGTCAAAGTCCTGGTGCAGGGCGCCGAACCGGATGACCTGGAACCCTATAAACAGGCTTTCCACGCACCGCTGATGTTCAACGCGCCGTACGATGCGCTGATCTTCGAGCGTGCGGATATGGAGGCGCCGCTGCCCACCGCCAACGAGGCGATGGCGCTGCTGCATGACCGGTTTGCCGGGGAATACCTGGCGCGTTTTTCCGAAAGCCGCGTGACCCACAAGGCGCGGCAGGTGCTGTGCCGGTTGTTGCCACAGGGCGAGCCGAAGCGCGATACCGTCGCGCAGACCCTGCACCTGTCGCAGCGCACCTTGCAACGGCGGTTGCAGGAGGAGGGTACGAGTTTTCAGCAACTGCTCGACGACACCCGCCGTGAACTGGCCGAACAGTATCTGGCGCAACCGAGCATGACCTTGCTGGAAATCGCTTACCTGTTGGGGTTTGCCGACCCGAGCAACTTCTTTCGCGCGTTCCGCCGCTGGTTCGACACTACGCCCGGCGATTACCGGACGCGGTTGTTGCAGGCGCCCAGTGTGATCAGTGACGCCAAAAGGCCGGAATACACAGCACAAACACCGTAA
- a CDS encoding patatin-like phospholipase family protein has product MRRLLFCLLLGFLPLLVHASEAPRPKVGLVLSGGAARGLAHIGVLKALEEQGIKIDAIAGTSMGAVVGGLYASGYKIDELEKLALNIDWQAALSDAPPREDVPFRRKQDDRDFLVKQKLSFRDDGSLGLPLGVIQGQNLSLLLESLLAHTSDTRDFDKLPIPFRAVATDISNGEKVVFRKGHLPQVIRASMSIPAVFAPVELDGRLLVDGGMTDNIPLDVAREMGVDVAIVVDIGTPLRNRKQLTTVVDVLNQSITLMTRSNSEEQLAALKSSDVLIQPALAAFGVTDFGKAQEMIDAGYRATRILDARLAVLKPKESQDAELNAARSPGQRTPIITAIRVENDSKVDDDVIRYYIRQHIGEPLDLARLHSDMGTLYGLDYFEQVQYRVVHKGQDHTLVISARGKRSGTDYLRVGLNLSDDMRGDSAFNLGASYRINGINRLGAEWLTRAQIGDKQELYTEFYQPLDVGSRYFVAPYASFEAQNVDSVLDNDPIAQYRVERYGFGLNFGRQIGNNGEVRFGVGEAWGKADVRIGDQDLPSENFNEGFYALKYSYDSLDNVYFPHEGKDVSLTLMQFEPGLGSDTRYRQWEFKLDKAMSRGPDTLILGGRYGRTLDDANVVTSSFLLGGARQLSGFREDAISGQNVSLMRAVYYRRLTPRSYLPLDFPLYAGASLERGRAWNNDNEFDSGYINAASVFIGFDTPLGPLNFSYGLNDANEQAVYLNLGQTF; this is encoded by the coding sequence ATGCGCCGTCTGCTGTTCTGCCTGCTGCTTGGTTTCCTTCCATTGCTTGTCCACGCCAGTGAAGCGCCGCGACCGAAAGTCGGCCTGGTGCTGTCCGGCGGTGCTGCGCGCGGCCTGGCGCACATCGGCGTGCTCAAAGCACTGGAAGAGCAAGGCATCAAGATCGATGCGATCGCCGGCACCAGCATGGGCGCGGTGGTCGGTGGCCTGTACGCCTCGGGTTACAAGATCGATGAGCTGGAAAAACTCGCGCTGAACATCGACTGGCAAGCCGCGCTGTCCGACGCCCCGCCACGTGAAGACGTACCGTTTCGGCGCAAACAGGATGACCGCGACTTCCTGGTCAAACAGAAACTCAGCTTTCGTGACGACGGCAGTCTCGGCTTGCCACTGGGTGTGATTCAGGGCCAGAACCTCTCGTTGCTGCTGGAAAGCCTGCTGGCCCACACCAGCGACACCCGGGATTTCGACAAATTGCCGATCCCGTTCCGCGCTGTCGCCACCGACATTTCCAACGGCGAAAAAGTGGTGTTCCGCAAAGGCCACCTGCCCCAGGTGATCCGCGCGAGCATGTCAATTCCGGCGGTGTTCGCCCCCGTCGAACTCGATGGCCGGCTGCTGGTGGACGGCGGCATGACCGACAACATCCCCCTCGATGTGGCGCGGGAAATGGGCGTCGACGTGGCCATCGTGGTCGATATCGGCACACCGCTGCGCAACCGCAAGCAACTGACCACCGTGGTCGATGTGTTGAACCAGTCGATCACCCTGATGACCCGCAGTAACTCCGAAGAACAGCTGGCCGCGCTGAAATCCTCCGATGTGCTGATTCAGCCCGCGCTCGCAGCGTTCGGTGTCACAGATTTCGGCAAGGCTCAGGAGATGATCGACGCCGGTTACCGCGCTACCCGCATCCTCGATGCGCGCCTCGCCGTCCTCAAACCCAAAGAATCCCAGGACGCCGAACTCAACGCCGCGCGTTCGCCAGGTCAGCGCACGCCGATCATCACCGCGATCCGCGTCGAGAACGACTCAAAAGTCGACGACGATGTGATCCGCTACTACATCCGCCAACACATTGGCGAACCGCTGGATCTGGCGCGATTGCACTCGGACATGGGCACCTTGTACGGCCTCGACTACTTCGAGCAGGTGCAATACCGCGTGGTGCATAAAGGTCAGGATCACACGCTGGTGATCAGCGCCCGGGGCAAACGCAGCGGCACCGATTACTTGCGGGTCGGCCTCAATCTCTCGGACGACATGCGCGGCGACAGCGCTTTCAACCTCGGTGCCAGCTACCGCATCAACGGCATCAACCGCCTCGGCGCGGAATGGCTGACCCGCGCGCAGATTGGCGATAAACAAGAGTTGTACACCGAGTTCTATCAACCGCTGGACGTTGGCTCGCGCTACTTCGTCGCGCCGTACGCCTCGTTCGAAGCACAGAACGTCGACTCGGTGCTCGACAACGATCCGATCGCGCAGTATCGCGTCGAGCGCTACGGTTTTGGCCTCAACTTCGGTCGCCAGATCGGAAACAACGGCGAAGTGCGTTTCGGTGTCGGCGAGGCCTGGGGCAAGGCCGATGTGCGGATTGGCGATCAGGATCTGCCGAGTGAAAACTTCAACGAAGGCTTCTACGCGCTGAAGTATTCCTACGATTCGCTGGATAACGTTTACTTCCCTCATGAAGGCAAGGACGTCAGCCTGACGCTGATGCAGTTCGAACCGGGCCTGGGTTCGGATACGCGCTACCGACAGTGGGAATTCAAACTCGACAAAGCCATGAGCCGTGGCCCGGATACGCTGATTCTCGGTGGTCGTTACGGGCGTACCCTGGACGATGCCAACGTGGTGACGTCAAGCTTCCTGCTTGGCGGTGCGCGGCAGTTGTCGGGGTTCAGGGAAGACGCGATTTCCGGGCAGAACGTCAGCCTGATGCGCGCGGTGTACTATCGCCGGCTGACGCCGCGCTCGTATCTGCCGCTGGACTTCCCGCTGTATGCCGGCGCCTCGCTGGAGCGTGGACGGGCGTGGAACAACGACAATGAGTTCGACAGCGGCTATATCAACGCGGCCAGCGTGTTCATCGGTTTTGACACGCCGCTGGGGCCGTTGAATTTCAGTTATGGGTTGAATGATGCGAATGAGCAGGCGGTTTATCTGAATCTTGGGCAGACCTTCTGA
- a CDS encoding DUF962 domain-containing protein: MENIKHFNSFAEFYPYYLSEHNNSTCRRLHFIGTTLVIFILAMTIANGAWLLLLAVPLAGYSFAWVGHFFFEKNRPATFQHPLYSLLGDFVMYRDMILGRVAF; encoded by the coding sequence GTGGAAAACATCAAGCATTTCAACAGTTTCGCTGAGTTCTACCCGTATTACCTGAGCGAACACAACAACAGCACCTGCCGGCGCCTGCATTTCATCGGCACGACACTGGTGATTTTCATTCTCGCAATGACCATCGCCAACGGCGCGTGGCTGCTGCTATTGGCCGTGCCGCTGGCCGGTTACAGCTTCGCCTGGGTCGGGCACTTCTTCTTTGAAAAGAACCGACCGGCGACTTTCCAGCATCCGCTCTACAGCCTGCTCGGCGACTTCGTCATGTACCGCGACATGATTCTGGGTCGCGTGGCGTTCTGA
- a CDS encoding MarR family transcriptional regulator: MPLTDQHRFGMQLAQMSRGWRAELDRRLAGLGLSQARWLVLLHLARFEEAPTQRELAQSVGVEGPTLARLLDSLESQGLVQRQSVMEDRRAKKIVLCAPALPLIEQIETIATQLRHELFEGVDEADLKVCMRVHGHILANLEKS; encoded by the coding sequence ATGCCGTTAACCGATCAACACCGCTTTGGCATGCAACTGGCCCAGATGTCCCGTGGCTGGCGTGCCGAACTGGATCGACGCCTCGCCGGGCTGGGGTTGTCCCAGGCGCGCTGGCTGGTGCTGCTGCATCTGGCGCGTTTTGAAGAAGCGCCGACCCAGCGTGAGCTGGCGCAGAGCGTCGGCGTCGAAGGGCCGACCCTCGCGCGCTTGCTCGATAGTCTGGAAAGCCAGGGCCTGGTGCAACGCCAGTCCGTAATGGAAGACCGCCGGGCGAAAAAAATCGTCCTCTGCGCACCGGCCCTGCCGCTGATCGAACAAATCGAAACCATTGCCACACAGTTGCGTCATGAGTTGTTCGAAGGCGTCGACGAGGCGGATTTGAAGGTGTGCATGCGGGTTCACGGGCACATTCTGGCCAACCTGGAAAAATCTTGA
- a CDS encoding FimV/HubP family polar landmark protein, with amino-acid sequence MLASRHVVLRGGAKWLLVAGVFSYSAWSMALGLGDITVHSGLNQPLKADIALVDVGGLTPNDLVARLATADEFAEAGVERVFFLNDLRFVPILHGNRQMIRVTSSKPVNEPFLNFLVQLNQPNGRLLREYTVLIDPPGSPGIVPATDEPDPRAQSSAFPTVEPVVAAPQAPQAKRDAVPAPMPANPPANDALTEQLAASVLLNQQLQKTVDELNAKLQTQDVQIADGKKQVTELQTQLVELKQAPPPTEVTPAPAPVVAPVESTDDGLNWPMLGGLLLLLGALTGLFVHRRRQQSPQADQPLPLLPQGDEPDVAEVENAESVRAHTSAQHREEPAAGDVLEAVGIYLAYGRLGEAAGLLRDALHKEPERTDIGLQLLEVLGRQGDSAAYEQQESHLREQGVDAQTLQDVRVRHPKLAGAALSAAVQPVIAAAPHVEAQPALEDDFELNLGELSMDSSWDLEDSRSATAEPVADTSALGSGLQVLPQDFELPEAVSEDAELEWIPESDAGPLDEDFLNEFADAEPSLALQPLDLEAAEPVHGENSGKLEQAQTCIDDGDIDSAIALLNELLKEGDEPLKQTARTLLAGIR; translated from the coding sequence ATGCTCGCAAGTCGGCACGTGGTACTGCGCGGTGGCGCCAAATGGCTGCTGGTCGCTGGTGTATTCAGCTATTCGGCCTGGTCGATGGCCTTGGGGCTGGGTGATATCACCGTCCATTCAGGCCTTAATCAGCCGCTCAAGGCCGACATTGCTTTGGTCGATGTCGGCGGGCTGACGCCAAACGATTTGGTCGCGCGCCTGGCCACGGCGGATGAGTTCGCCGAGGCCGGGGTCGAGCGGGTGTTCTTCCTCAACGACCTCAGGTTCGTGCCGATCCTGCATGGCAATCGCCAGATGATCCGGGTGACCTCAAGCAAACCGGTCAACGAACCCTTTCTGAATTTCCTCGTGCAGCTCAATCAACCCAACGGCCGCTTGCTGCGTGAGTACACCGTGTTGATCGATCCACCGGGTTCGCCGGGTATCGTGCCGGCCACCGATGAACCGGATCCACGTGCACAATCCTCCGCGTTTCCGACGGTCGAGCCTGTCGTGGCCGCGCCGCAGGCACCTCAGGCCAAACGCGACGCCGTGCCCGCGCCAATGCCTGCAAATCCGCCGGCCAACGATGCACTGACCGAGCAACTGGCTGCCAGTGTCTTGCTGAATCAGCAATTACAAAAGACCGTCGATGAACTGAACGCCAAACTGCAGACGCAGGATGTGCAGATTGCCGATGGCAAAAAGCAGGTCACTGAGCTGCAAACGCAATTGGTCGAACTCAAGCAAGCACCGCCACCGACCGAGGTAACCCCGGCACCTGCTCCGGTTGTGGCACCTGTGGAGTCCACTGATGACGGTTTGAACTGGCCAATGCTTGGCGGCCTGTTGCTGTTATTGGGGGCATTGACCGGGCTGTTTGTGCACCGCCGACGGCAACAGTCGCCACAGGCTGATCAACCGCTGCCACTGTTGCCGCAGGGCGATGAACCTGATGTCGCTGAAGTCGAAAACGCCGAGTCTGTCAGGGCTCACACCTCAGCCCAACACCGTGAAGAACCGGCGGCGGGCGATGTGCTGGAGGCGGTGGGGATCTATCTGGCCTATGGTCGCTTGGGCGAAGCTGCGGGGTTGCTGCGCGATGCCTTGCATAAGGAACCGGAGCGTACGGACATCGGTTTGCAGTTGCTTGAAGTCCTGGGGCGTCAGGGTGACAGCGCCGCGTATGAGCAGCAGGAAAGTCATTTGCGTGAACAGGGCGTGGATGCCCAGACGTTACAGGACGTTCGTGTTCGACATCCGAAACTGGCGGGTGCCGCACTATCGGCCGCCGTGCAGCCCGTCATTGCGGCGGCGCCCCATGTCGAGGCCCAACCGGCACTTGAGGATGATTTCGAGTTGAACCTGGGCGAGTTGTCGATGGATTCCAGTTGGGATCTGGAAGACAGTCGCTCAGCCACCGCAGAGCCAGTTGCAGACACCTCGGCGCTGGGTTCCGGCCTGCAAGTATTGCCTCAGGACTTTGAATTGCCGGAAGCGGTCAGCGAAGACGCCGAGCTTGAGTGGATCCCTGAATCGGACGCCGGGCCGCTGGATGAAGATTTTCTCAATGAGTTTGCTGATGCCGAGCCGTCGCTGGCGTTGCAACCGCTGGATTTGGAAGCCGCGGAGCCGGTGCACGGCGAAAATTCCGGGAAACTCGAACAGGCGCAAACGTGCATTGATGACGGTGACATCGACAGCGCGATTGCGTTGCTCAATGAATTGCTCAAGGAAGGCGATGAGCCGTTGAAGCAAACGGCGCGGACGTTGCTGGCGGGGATTCGTTGA
- a CDS encoding HD domain-containing protein: MNANARFTHMKDGTQEDWAIIAADFSAYAKQLPSRILTHLKLLEGDFGGFPVDRLTHSLQTATRAFRDGRDEEYVVCALLHDIGDTLGSYNHPDIAAAILKPFVSAENLWMVEKHGVFQGYYFFHHLGMDRHLREQFKEHPQFQATAEFCAKYDAAAFDPEYDTLPLSFFEPMMERLFAQPKNSIYKAAMEEHSTA; this comes from the coding sequence ATGAATGCCAATGCCCGTTTCACCCATATGAAAGACGGTACCCAGGAAGACTGGGCGATCATCGCCGCCGACTTCAGTGCCTACGCCAAACAGTTGCCGTCGCGAATCCTGACGCACCTGAAACTGCTTGAAGGCGACTTCGGTGGTTTCCCGGTGGATCGCCTGACCCACTCACTGCAAACCGCGACCCGCGCCTTTCGGGACGGGCGCGACGAGGAGTATGTGGTTTGCGCGTTGTTGCATGACATCGGTGACACGCTCGGCTCCTATAACCATCCGGACATTGCCGCAGCGATTCTCAAGCCGTTCGTCAGTGCCGAGAATCTGTGGATGGTCGAGAAGCACGGGGTGTTTCAGGGTTACTACTTCTTTCATCACCTGGGCATGGATCGGCACCTGCGCGAGCAGTTCAAGGAGCATCCGCAGTTTCAGGCGACGGCCGAATTTTGTGCCAAATACGATGCGGCGGCGTTTGATCCGGAGTACGACACACTGCCGTTGAGTTTCTTTGAGCCGATGATGGAACGGTTGTTTGCGCAGCCGAAGAACTCGATTTACAAGGCGGCGATGGAAGAACACAGCACGGCCTAA
- a CDS encoding SelT/SelW/SelH family protein, producing the protein MTVAKAEVVITYCTQCQWLLRAAWLAQELLSTFADDLGKVSLVPGTGGVFHITCDGVQIWERKVDGGFPEAKVLKQRVRDQIDPDRDLGHNDRTQ; encoded by the coding sequence ATGACTGTCGCAAAAGCAGAAGTTGTCATCACCTATTGCACCCAATGCCAGTGGCTGCTGCGCGCCGCGTGGCTGGCGCAGGAACTGCTCAGCACTTTTGCCGACGATCTCGGCAAAGTCTCCCTGGTGCCCGGCACCGGCGGGGTGTTTCACATCACCTGCGACGGCGTGCAGATCTGGGAGCGCAAGGTTGACGGCGGCTTTCCCGAGGCCAAGGTGCTGAAACAGCGGGTTCGCGATCAGATCGATCCTGACCGCGACCTCGGTCACAACGACCGCACTCAGTGA